The DNA segment GGGTGTAGTCCAAGTCGTCTACGCCCACATGAAAGCTGGCGGCTACATGGTCCTTGATCAGGCGCAGCCAGGCCATCTGCTCTTCGGTGAACTTTTGCCCGGCGCCGCCGTGCTTTTTAAAAATCCAGTCCTTGAAATTTCTGTCCACGATGTGATTGTACGGGGTCAACTGACTGTCAATGCCGGTCACTCTCCGGATGAGGGAAACCAGGGCCGCCAGTTCACTTTTGGGGCTGTTGCCTTTTATCTCTTCCAACTGGGCATAGGCGTCCCACACATAATGGGGGGCCAGCAGGGGCTTTTCCCGTTTTAAAGTTTCCAGCACCTCCTTGATCATGGCATAGGTCAGTTCCCGGCGGCGATACGGCTGGTCGTAAAAAATGCTTAAGGCGATGATCTCGTTTTTATTTTTTTCAATATAGGCGGTAAAATCCTCGATCATTTGCTGGGCTTTTTCCGTGGAATAGCTGTCCCACTCGGCTTTGCGGAGTCTGTCCGGGTTGACCGTGTCGATGATCTGCTCATGGACTTTGCGCACATTTTCGATGTATTCGTTCAGCTCGCCGGTAAATACGGACGCGGCTTGACGCCGCAGGGCATCGAGTTCTTTTTCAATGTCCTGTTTGATTTCAGCCGGCGGAAACCCCGGTTTGGCCTGCTCGATTTTTGATTGCACCTTTTCGACGGTGTCCGGGTTGTAGGCATTAAGCAGGTCGCCGGCCGCCTGGTTGATGGTTTTGCCGCCTGAGAGTTTTTCAAACCAGGCCTTTTCGTCGTCAGTGAGCTGCCGGTGCAGGCGGATGAGGCGGTTGGCCAGAGAGGTAAACAGGTCTTCGTCCTGAACGCCCATGGCCACGGCCCCCAGCAGGTCCTTTAAGGGAATGCCGGGTTTGCGCTCCAGGGGTCGGGAGTCGGTTTTTTTGGATTTGGTGGCGCCCACGGCATCCACAATCACAAAATGGGTTTTGGTGTGGCGGGCCGTGCGGGAGACCTTTCTTAAATCGTCAAAGTTGAGGGTGCGGGTGCCCCGGCCCTTCATCTGCTCAAAATAGTTGCTGCTTTTCACATCCCGCATGAACAGCAGCACCTCCAGGGGCCTGACATCCGTGCCGGTGGCGATCATGTCCACGGTCACGGCAATCCGCGGCGCCCAGGAGTTGCGGAAGCGGGTCAGGACCGACCGGGGATCTTCATCCGCCTTGTAGGTGATTTTTTTGCAGAAATCATTGCCCTCGCCGAGCTCCTCGCGGATGATCTGGATAATATCGTCGGCGTGGCTGTCGGTCTTGGCAAAGACCAGGGTTTTGGGCACTTCAATTTTACCGTTTTCATCCACGCGGTCCGGAAAAATGGTCGGCAGGGCCTCTTTATAGGCCCGGATAATCCGGCGGATCTGGCTGGGATTGACCACCTCCCTGTCCAGGTTGCCGGCGGTGTAGGCGAAATCATCGTCCAGTTGTTCCCAGCGTTTTTTGCGGCTCATCCGTTCCCGCTTGTCCACATATTCTTTGGCCTTGATGCTGGCGCCGGCTTTGGTGATTTCCGTTTCAATGGTGAAGACGTCATAGGGCACGTTCACCCCGTCCACCACCGAATCTTCATAGCTGTATTCGCTGACCACGTTTGCGTTGAAGAAGCCGAAGGTGCGCTTGTCGGGCGTGGCGGTCAGGCCCACCAGAAAGGCGTCAAAATATTCCAGCACCTGCTTCCACAGGTTGTAGATGGAGCGGTGACACTCGTCAATGACGATAAAGTCAAACTGCTCCACCGGGTATCGGGGCGTGAAGGCCACGGGGACGGGTTCTTTTTTCTGCCATTGCCAGGCGGATTCGTTGGGATTTTCCAGCTCCGCGGCTTCATCCATTTCTTCGCCCTTTAAAATGGAATAAAGTCGCTGAATGGTGGAGATGCAGACCTGGCTGTCGGAGGCGATATAGCCCGAGTTCAGGCGCTGCACATTATAAAGCTCGGTGAATTTGCGGTTGTCGTCGGTGGGCTGGTATTTTAAAAATTCCTGCTCGGCCTGTTCGCCCAGGTTGCGGGTGTCTACCAGAAACAGGACGCGCCGGGCATGGGCGTGCTTTAACAGGCGATAAATAAAGGTGCAGGCGGTAAATGTTTTTCCGGCGCCGGTGGCCATCTGAATCAGGGCCCGAGGATGGTTGGTTTTTAATGACGCCTCCAGGTTCCGGATGGCCCTGATCTGGGCCGGACGCAAGCCTGCTTCATTGAGCGCGGGCATGTTTTCAAGCCGGGCCCGCAGGGTTTGCTTTTGTGTCTGCCATTCGGCCAGGGTTTCCGGCTGATAAAAATGAAACACCGGCCGGGAGCGGGGCCTGGGGTCCCGGTAATCGGTAAACCGGGTCAATACCCCGGTGCTTTCATACACAAACGGCAGGGGTTCCTGGTTGAGATTGTACTTTAACTTCGCCTGGGCATATGACGCGGACTGTTCTTCGTGAGTGGTAAGCCGTTCGCCTTCTTCTTCCCGCTTGGCCTCAATGACGCCGACGGGTTTTCCGTTTACAAACAGAACATAGTCGGCCGGGCCGATATCCGTCTGGTATTCCCAGACCGCCACGCCTTTGCCGGCCGACAGGTTCACCTTGTTTTTGGACTGCACCACCCATCCGGCCGCGACCAGCATCCGGTCGATCTCGTCCCGCGCTTTTTGTTCCGGCGTCTGGTTTGTCATTTAGTGTACCGTTTAAGGTTTACTGCTTAAAACGGGATGTCTTTACTATCAAAATCACCGTCAACGTCATCGTAATCGTCAAAGTCATCATCAGAATCGTAAGGCATCATTTCCGCCATCAGATTGAAAAATACGCCCTGTGACTGGCATAAGTTCCTGATGATCCGGCTGTACGCCTCTTTTTCATTAAGATTTTTTGCTTTGGCCATGGCCTTTAAGGCAGCGGCCAGCTCTTTATCCAAACCCTCCATGATTTTATCCGCGTCCATTTTTCTCTCCTTTTGTTTTTTTGGTGCCACTATTGTTATTAGACAGACAGAATGTCCCCATCCCATGTTTGTCTTTTTATCTATAATTTTGATTAATTACAAATGATTTGTGAGAAAAACGGGCTGGCTCTATGCCATTTAATAATTCATTAATTTTTGCGCCAGGCGGTGAAGGTCCGGGTTCGCCAGGGCGGAAACTTTTTTCTTTACCGAACGGGAATAATATTCCCTTTCGGTTTTGGTTAACAGTTCGCCTTGCAGCTTCTTTTTAAACAGCTCCTTTTGCTTTGGCGAGAACAATTGGGACAGGGCATACTCAAGAGACAAATTCTCATATTGTTCCTTGATCTGTTTGGTCTTTTCAGCATCCTGCGCAAAATAATTTTTAAA comes from the Thermodesulfobacteriota bacterium genome and includes:
- a CDS encoding DEAD/DEAH box helicase family protein; the protein is MTNQTPEQKARDEIDRMLVAAGWVVQSKNKVNLSAGKGVAVWEYQTDIGPADYVLFVNGKPVGVIEAKREEEGERLTTHEEQSASYAQAKLKYNLNQEPLPFVYESTGVLTRFTDYRDPRPRSRPVFHFYQPETLAEWQTQKQTLRARLENMPALNEAGLRPAQIRAIRNLEASLKTNHPRALIQMATGAGKTFTACTFIYRLLKHAHARRVLFLVDTRNLGEQAEQEFLKYQPTDDNRKFTELYNVQRLNSGYIASDSQVCISTIQRLYSILKGEEMDEAAELENPNESAWQWQKKEPVPVAFTPRYPVEQFDFIVIDECHRSIYNLWKQVLEYFDAFLVGLTATPDKRTFGFFNANVVSEYSYEDSVVDGVNVPYDVFTIETEITKAGASIKAKEYVDKRERMSRKKRWEQLDDDFAYTAGNLDREVVNPSQIRRIIRAYKEALPTIFPDRVDENGKIEVPKTLVFAKTDSHADDIIQIIREELGEGNDFCKKITYKADEDPRSVLTRFRNSWAPRIAVTVDMIATGTDVRPLEVLLFMRDVKSSNYFEQMKGRGTRTLNFDDLRKVSRTARHTKTHFVIVDAVGATKSKKTDSRPLERKPGIPLKDLLGAVAMGVQDEDLFTSLANRLIRLHRQLTDDEKAWFEKLSGGKTINQAAGDLLNAYNPDTVEKVQSKIEQAKPGFPPAEIKQDIEKELDALRRQAASVFTGELNEYIENVRKVHEQIIDTVNPDRLRKAEWDSYSTEKAQQMIEDFTAYIEKNKNEIIALSIFYDQPYRRRELTYAMIKEVLETLKREKPLLAPHYVWDAYAQLEEIKGNSPKSELAALVSLIRRVTGIDSQLTPYNHIVDRNFKDWIFKKHGGAGQKFTEEQMAWLRLIKDHVAASFHVGVDDLDYTPFDAKGGRGRMWQLFGDQTDALLEELNEALAA